Within Paenibacillus sp. RUD330, the genomic segment TCCGGGGTATGCGGCTGATCTTGGGAGGCCGGAATTTTTCGTCCGGCGTGCTTGGACCTCTAGTTCTTTGGCGATACTGGCTGATAGAATACAAGGAGGTGCAACTCAGGTGGGATTGCTGCCGATACATGAACATCTGGCCGAGCTGTGGACCATTCGCGAACGCCGTGCCTTGACGGACGAAGAACAGGCGGACTTCGAGCACTGCCTGGCGGTCAACGCTTCCCACTGCAGACGGCTGGCGAATTTGTACAATATGTCTCTGATCGCATCGATGACGGGCGACACGGAGTGGCATCACGAGATTTGCAGCAAAATCGAAAAGCTTGACGGGACGCCGCCTGCCTTCCGGGGCAACTCCTGACCAGGAGGGCTCGGCGGCTCGCGTCAGGGCTCCATCTTTGAAATCCGGCAGGTGACGGACTGCGGCATCGGGCCGCGCGCCGCCCGCCGGATTTCTTCGTTGAGGTGATACGGACGTGGACGTGGACGTGGATAAGGATAAGGTCCGCTCGTTTCCTCCGATGATAGGCGACGGGGCGAGAGTGCTGATCCTCGGCAGCATGCCGGGGGCGAAGTCGCTTCAGGAGCAGCGTTATTACGCGAACGAGCGCAATTATTTATGGAGATTGCTGTATGGGCTGCGCGGGCTGGAACCGGATGAGGCGTACGGGGACCGGCTTGCTTATGCGGCCGCCCGGGGGATAGGCCTTTGGGATATGATCGACCATTGCCATAGGGAAGGCAGCTTGGACATGAACATCAGGAATGCGGTTCCGAACGATCTGCCCGGCCTCGCCGCCAGCTATCCATCTCTCCAGGCGCTCGCCTTCAACGGGAGCAAGTCCTACGAGATCTACCGCAAGCATTTTTCCAATCATCCCGGCCTTGCGCACCTGGATTTGCTGCGTCTGCCCTCGAGCAGCCCGATCCCGACCCCGGCCATGCGCACGCTGGAGGACCGGCTCGAAAAGTGGCGCATGCTGCTGCCCTATTTGAAGGATTGACCGCTTCCGGCCGGCTCCCGGCCGACGGGAGCGTCGGCTTCCATCCGCCGCTTCAGGCGAGATATATCCCATGCCAGCAGTCCGGGGGGCATGGGATTTCCTGTTTATCGCGCCGCTGCAGCCGTCCCAGCCGTTGAAATCAAGGGATGAACTGTTTATAGTAGGGAAGATAACATCGGAGAGCCGCGCCGGGCGATTTTCTGCAAGGAGCCTTCCCGGTGCAGACGAGCATTCGGAGGGTGATGCGGCATGAAGAAACACGAAACAAGCCGGCCGGCGTCGGACGCCCCCGGCCTGCCTACCGCGGAAGGAGCGGCCGAGGCCGGGGCGGCTGTCCGCGCGGCCGGCGTGGACGAAGGCCGAGCCGCCGTCCTCATCGCCATCCACAGCATCCAGGACGGGGAAGCGGCTCCGCCCGTCACGCACAAGGGCGAATTTTTCCCTAAAGGAAAAAGCCGATACATCCGCTACGAGGAGCTGGACGAGCTGCATGGCGCAGTGAGGACGCTGATCCGGTGGAGCGGGGACGAGATCTCTCTCACGCGCCGCGGCGGAGTGGAATCGGAGCAGACGTTCGCAGCCGGCTCGAAGCGCGAGGGCAGCTATGCATCCGGCCATCTGGCTTTTCGGATGACGGTCGAGACGGAGGCGCTGTCGGCCGAGGGCGAGGCAGGCGGCTTGCTGCCGCTGACGCTCGCTTGGACCTACCGGCTGCGGATCGAGGATCAGTTAAGCGGCCGCTTTCAATTGCGGCTTCATATACAGGAGGATACCCATTCATGAGTCAGAACGTGCTTGAACAAGTTTATGCCGCCATCAGCGGCGCGATTGCCGATGCGGCCGTAGCCGCGGGGCTTGCCGCCCGCGAAGAGCTGCCTGTATTCGTGCTGGAGGTGCCGCGCGACAAGGCCCACGGGGACCTGGCGACCAACGCCGCCATGCAGCTGACCAAGATCGCCCGCAAAAACCCGCGTCAGATCGCCGAGGCGATCCTGGCCCATCTCGACAAGGAGAAGGCGTCCATCCTGTCGGCGGATATCGCGGGCCCGGGCTTCATCAACTTCCGCCTGGACCGCTCGTACCTGTATCCGGTCGTCGGCCAGGTTCATGAAGCCGGCGACGCGTACGGCCGCGGCGAGAGCACGGGCAAGCGCGTGGAGATGGAGTTCGTCAGCGCCAATCCGACCGGCAGCCTGCATCTGGGCCATGCCCGCGGCGCGGCCGTCGGCGACGCCCTGTGCAATGTGCTTGATTTCGCGGGCAACGAAGTGACCCGCGAATACTACATCAATGACGCGGGCGCCCAGGTGAACAACCTGGCCAAGTCGATCGAAGCCCGCTACCGCCAGCAGCTCGGACAGGAAGCCGAGCTGCCGGAGGACGGCTATCACGGCGAGGACATCGTCGGCTTCGCCAAGCAGCTCGTCGAGGAAAGGGGCGATACCCTGCTCTCGATGGACGATACGGAACGCTTCGCCTTCCTCAAGGCCTATGGACTGGAGCGCGAGCTCGGCAAGATCAAGCGCGACCTCGAGCGCTTCCGCGTCCGCTTCGATCTCTGGTACAGCGAGACTTCCCTATATGAGACGGGACTCGTAACCGACGCCTTGGACGCTCTTCGGGAGAAGGGGCAGGTCTACGAGGAAGAAGGCGCCACCTGGCTGAATACGACGGCATACGGAGACGACAAGAACCGCGTCCTCATCAAGAACGACGGGTCGTACACCTACCTGACGCCGGATATCGCCTACCACCGCGACAAATACGGCCGCGGCTACGATACGATGATCAACATCTGGGGCGCCGATCACCACGGCTATATCCCGCGCATGAAGGCGGCCATGGAAGCTCTCGGCAACGATCCGGACAAGCTTGTCGTCCTGATCGCCCAGATGGTCAGCCTCTTCCAGAACGGCGAGAAGGTGAAGATGTCCAAGCGCACCGGCAAAGCCGTCACGATGGAGGACCTGATGGACGAGGTCGGCGTGGATGCCATCCGCTATTTCTTCACGATGCGCAGCATGGATTCGCATCTGGACTTCGACATGGACCTGGCCGTATCGACCTCCAACGAGAATCCGGTCTATTACGTGCAGTACGCCCATGCAAGGATCTGCAGCATCCTTCGCCAGGCCGCGGAGCAGGGCATCAGCCCGCTGCCGCTGGCGGAAGTGGACCTGTCCAAGCTGGCGACCGAGCATGAATACGACCTGCTCCTCAAAATGGCGGAATTCCCGCAGGAGATCAAGCTGGCCGCCGACCAGCATGCTCCGCACCGGCTCGTCCGCTATGTGTACGAGCTGGCTTCGCAGCTGCACAGCTACTACCGCGCCGAGCGCGTCATTACGGAAGACTTGGCCCAGGCGCATGCCCGCCTCGCTCTGCTCGGCGCCGTCCGGACCGTCATCGCGAACGTCCTGCGCCTGATCGGCGTCTCCGCTCCGGAGCGCATGTAGGCACCCCTAGCGCATGTAGGCACCCCTAGCGCATGCAGGCCGGCATCGTCCCGAGCGCGCTCGAAAAAGCCGCAGAATCGATTTACGATTCTGCGGCTTTCATCATTTTGGGCACATCGAGCTCGCCGGGAGTTTTGGCGTTTTTGGCTCCCCTCAGCGGTATCATGGATTTCCGGAGGATGGCCTTGATGTCCGCAGGGGTCAATTCGGGATAGCGGGCGAGCAGCAGCGCAACCGCTCCGCTCACATGGGACGTAGCCATCGAGGTGCCGCTCATTTCGTTGTACTTGCCTTTGATCCAGGCCGAATGAATCCGGTCTCCCGGCGCATAGATATCAATGTACGGCCCCCGGTTGCTGAAGGCGGCGATGCGCCTGAGCCGGTTGGTGGCGCCGACGGAGATCGTCTGCGGATAACGGGCCGGATAGTCGACCGAGCGGCGCTTGCCGTCGTTGCCGGATGAGGCGACGATGACGACGCCCGCATTCGTCGCGTTGGCGCAGGCTGCCAGCAGAGACTTGCTGCGCGATCTCATCCCGAAGCTCATGTTGATGATGTGCATGCCGCTGCGCACGCACCATTCGATGCCGAGGATGATGTCCGAGACATAGGCGCTTCCGTTGTGGTCGAAAGCCTTGACCGGGTACACCATCGATCGGGGCGCGACTCCGATCATGCCGCTCGGCTGGTTGGCCGCGGCGATCGTGCCGGCGATATGGGTCCCATGGCCGTTGTCGTCATGGGGCAGCTGGGTGCGGTCGATCAGGTTGATTCCTTTTCCTATGGACGACTTGAGGTCGGGATGGCTGTGGTCGATGCCGGTATCAATGACGCCGATCTTGATCCGGTGTCCGGTCGTGCGGTTCCAGGCCAGCGGGGCTCTGATCTGCTGCACGCCCCAGGGAAGTCCCTTCTCGGCCGGAACCCGCTGCGCCGCTGGAGCGGCCTCTACCCGCACGAGGCGGTCTTCTTCCATCCATACCCCGGAGGGCAGACGGGGCTTGCCCGCAGCTGCGGGCGCCGTGAACGTGACGGCCCGGATCAGCGGAATGGGATGCAGGCGGAGGCTGCTTGCGGGAGCAGTGGCCTTCCATTCGTCGAGGAAGGCTCTATAATCCCGTTCATGCCGGAAGCGGACCAGGTAATTCAGACATTTGGTGCCGGTGGAGGAAAGGGTGTCGCGAAGCCAACGGAGCAAATTATCCAAGACGATGTCCCTCCTGACGGACAATGCTTGGATAGTGTATGATCCCGTGACGCGACCCGCATGAGCCACCTGCCCGTTTCAGCCAATATTTAGGCTCCGCATCCGTGTCAATCGCCCGCCGGCGCTCATACTATACCATCAAGAGTCGCAGGGCTCTTAAGAACCGGACAGAAGCTTCTGGCCTAGTTCGGGAGGATACAGTCGGGAGCGAAGGGGCAGCCCTTCGTTCTTCCCTATTCAAGCGCTTATCCCGATGCGGCGGACAAGCCTCCGTTCCCGTTCGGACCGGCGGATGGAACGGCAAGCGCCCGCATATCGGCTTCAAGCTGAATGGATCGCCGCCGCTTCGGCCGGCTTGGCCGGCTTTTCCGTTTTCCTGCCGGGAGACCGGCAGCTGCAGAGGCAGCTCCCTCTCTCGCCGGGCCGTCTTGATTTTTTAATTGAAATAGGTTTTACTATAGGTTGACTGTGGACAAGACTGTACCATGACCTTAAGCACGTAGGGCGAGCTTGTATCGGCTGGCCATTTTGATTATCCGAGAGGATGTGTCTGGATTACATGAGCACGAACCTATCTCAAAAATTCGATGCGGAGCGTCTGCGCGAAATGCCGATGGTCGACCTGGCCTTCGAGGTGCTGAAATCGGCGAACACGCCTTTTTACTACCGCGATCTGATGAAGGAAATCGCCAAGTACCGCGGGCTGACGGACGCCGAAGTCAACGACGTCATCGCCCAGGTCTATACGGAGATCAATATTGACGGACGGTTCGCCTGCGTAGGCAGCAACACTTGGGGCCTGAAGCGCTGGTATCCGGTCGAGAAGAACGAGGATCCGATCACCAACGCCAAGCGTCCGCGGATCATCAACGACGACGACGACCTCGACGACGAGGAAGTGTTCGAAGGAGAAGAGGACGACACCTATACGGAGAGCGAAGAGGACTTCGACGTATTCGACGAAGACCGCGAGTTCGAAGAGAGCGAAGAAGAAGAGAGCGCCGTCGACGAAGAGATCGACGAGGAAGACGGCGCCGGCGAGGCGGAAGGCGAAGAGTCCGAGGATGACGACGAAGACTTCGACGACGACTCCGACGCGGACGAAGAAGAGAAATAAGACAGCTGGAGGCCGGAAGGATGGGGGGAAATCCCACATCGTTCCGGCTTTTGCCGTTCTTGACAGAGGCCAAGCGGTGAAGTAAACTATTGCATGGGCTTTTGGAGCGGTTAGTGGTATTTTATCGGCTCAAAGGCAGTGAGCGTACGCCATCCCGCGGGGGTGGACGGCGGCATTGCCTCCATATCGGATGTCGTTATTCAGGAGTGCGCCCCCTTAATACGGGTGTCACTTTTTTTGTTTTTATAAGGCAGGAATGCCATGAAGCAAGGCGTGCCTGGGCAATCTAATCAGACCAATGGAGCATGGAGGGTACACACAGTGACGAAATATATTTTTGTGACAGGCGGCGTGGTTTCATCCCTGGGCAAAGGGATCACCGCGGCATCGCTTGGAAGATTGCTCAAGAACCGGGGCCTTAAGGTGACGATTCAAAAGTTCGACCCCTACATCAACGTGGACCCGGGAACGATGAGCCCTTACCAGCACGGGGAAGTATTCGTCACGGACGACGGCGCGGAAACGGATCTGGATCTGGGCCATTACGAGCGTTTCATCGATATCAATCTGTCCAAGAATAGCAACGTCACGACCGGCAAGATCTACTCCTCCGTCATCACGAAGGAACGCCGCGGCGAATACCTCGGAGGCACGGTCCAGGTCATCCCCCATATCACCAACGAGATCAAGGAGCGCGTGTTCCGCGCGGGACGTGAGGCCGGCTCCGATGTCGTCATCACGGAAATCGGCGGCACGGTCGGGGATATCGAGAGCCTTCCGTTCCTGGAGGCCATCCGCCAGATCAAGAGCGATATCGGCCGCGACAACGTCATGTATGTGCATGTCACGCTCATTCCTTATATCAAGGCTGCCGGCGAAGTGAAGACAAAGCCGACGCAGCATAGCGTCAAAGAGCTCCGCAGCATCGGCATTCAGCCGAACGTCATCGTCTGCCGTACGGAGAAAGCCATCTCCGAGGAAATGAAGCGCAAAATCGCCCTGTTCTGCGACATCGATCCCAACGCCGTCGTTGAATGCCGCGACGCCTCGACGCTGTACGAGGTTCCGCTCATGCTTCAGGAGCAAGGCCTGGACGAGTACGTCGTCAACCATCTGAAGCTTGATGTCCCGCAGCCGGAGATGACGGAGTGGAAAGCGCTCGTCGACCGCGTGAAAAACCTCAAGCGCAAGACGGAAGTCGCCATTGTCGGCAAATACGTCGCTCTGCACGACGCCTATCTCAGCATCGTGGAGTCCCTTGCCCATGCCGGCATCGAGGCGGACTCCGAAGTGAGCATCCGCTGGGTGGACGCCGAAGAGCTGACGGACGCCAATGCGGCTGAAGCGCTTCAAGGCGTGAACGGCATTCTGGTGCCCGGCGGCTTCGGCGACCGGGGAATCGAAGGCAAGGTCGCGGCGATCCGTTATGCCCGCGAGCAGCGCATTCCGTTCTTCGGCATCTGCCTCGGCATGCAGGTCGCCGTCATTGAATATGCCCGGAACGTCGTCGGCATGCAGGGAGCCAACAGCTCCGAGATCAACCCGACGACGCCTTATCCTGTCATCGATCTGCTTCCGGAGCAGAAGGACATCGAGGACATGGGCGGCACGATGCGGCTTGGCCTCTATCCATGCAAGCTGGCGGAGGGCTCGCTGGCCGCGCAAACATACGATGACGAGCTCGTCTACGAGCGCCACCGCCACCGGTACGAGTTCAACAACCAGTACCGCGAGACGATCGAGAAGGCCGGATTGCGCATTTCCGGAACTTCCCCGGACGGACGGCTTGTGGAAATGGTCGAGCTGCCGGAGCATCCGTGGTTCCTGGCCGTCCAGTTCCATCCCGAGTTCACCTCCCGTCCGAACCGTCCGCAGGCTCTGTTCCGCGGCTTTGTGAACGCCTCTCTTCAGCTCTCCGAATAGGAGCAGGCGGAGGGAGATTCCGCTTTCATCTCCCCCGGGAGATGGAGGCGGTTTTTTGAATCGCGAAGAAGGAAATCGGAAACAAGGGGTCGAATAGACAGGGAACAGACCTATTTTGATGCCGCGCCGATGCATGAGACGCTACGGGCCGCTTTTGTCCTGCAGATAAAACGACCACTACTCGGGAGGTAGAGAAATGGACAAGAAAAAGGTACTGATTGTCGACGATCAGAATGGAATCCGGGTCTTGCTCATGGAAGTATTCACAAGCGAAGGGTATGCGACCTTCCAGGCTTCCAACGGCAAGCTGGCTCTGGACATCGTCCGCAATGAGAATCCGGATCTGGTCCTGCTGGACATGAAAATTCCCGGCATGGATGGACTGGAGATCCTGAAGCATGTGAAAACAATCAACCGGAGCATCAAGGTCATCATGATGACAGCTTACGGAGAACTCGATATGATCAAGGAAGCGACGGATTTGGGAGCGGTCATGCACTTTACGAAGCCGTTCGATATCGACGAGATGAGGCTGGCCGTCAACATGCAGCTCCGCCGCGACGGGGAGAACAACAAGTACGCCATCGGGTCCTGAGCAAGGACCTTTTTTTTGTGCCCGCTCTCGCGATTGGGAGATGATGGAGCGGCCGGGGAGAGGCCGCGTCTGTACACATCTCAACTTCAAGTATGTTATAATGGCCCAGAATGACGAGCCTCGGCACTGGGCTTGCTTCTCATGCGTGAATGCCAAGCTGTACCCATAGATGCCGAATGCAGCGGATGAATCGAATCCGGCGCTCGAGCACGCGGCGGCTGCCGGTTCGGATCGGCCCCATTCCTCAAGACCACGCAAGCGCGATAGCGGCATTTCCGCGGCGAGGCGGATTTCGGCGCGCTGGCTGCGTCCGCCTTTCGCCGCTTTTCCCTATCCTTCAGAACCCGGCAGATGCCGCGGCAACCTAGTCCCATAGTTCAACGTCTTATGTAGCAGCGCTGTTCATTTGGCGAACTCGAGCCTCTCGTGCAGCGAGGCGTTATCCTTTATCTACAGCTCAAGCACCGCCAGGCGCGGCCGGCCGCGATGCGGCCGGAGGATGTTTGTTCTTCCCGGGGAGGATTTATCAGCGATGGAGAAATTAATGGTTCGCGGCGGACTCCCGCTGCGGGGCACGGTACAGATCAGCGGGGCCAAGAACAGCGCGGTTGCGCTGCTGCCCGCTGCTATTTTAGCGGAATCCGAAGTCGTCCTGGACAACCTTCCGCATCTAAGCGATGTGGCGGTCTACGCCGAGATACTGGAACAGCTCGGAGCCGGCGTATCCTGGAGCGGCGACACGATGCGGATCGACGCGTCGAACCTGCAGTCGGCCGCCATGCCCAACGGCAAGGTCAAGCTGCTGCGGGCTTCCTACTATTTGATGGGAGCGCTGCTCGGCCGGTTCGGAGAGGCCGTCATCGGCCTTCCGGGCGGATGCAATTTCGAGCCCCGTCCGATCGACCAGCATATCAAAGGCTTCGAGGCGCTTGGAGCCGAAGTGTCGAACGATCACGGCTCGATCCGGATCTCCGCCAAGGAGCTTCGCGGAGCGAAAATATATCTCGATGTCGTCAGCGTCGGGGCGACGATCAACATCATGCTCGCGGCATCGCGCGCCAAAGGCCTTACGACGATTGAAAATGCCGCAAAGGAGCCTGAGATCATCGATGTGGCCACGCTGCTCAACGCGATGGGGGCCAGGATCAAAGGGGCGGGCACGGAGACGATTCGGATCGAAGGCGTAGACAGCATGCACGGCTGCCGTCATTCCATCATCCCGGACCGCATCCAGGCCGGCACGTACATGATCGCGGCAGCCGCGACGAGAGGCGACGTCACGATCGACGGCGTCATTCCGAAGCACATGGAGGCGATGAGCGCCAAGCTTCTGGAGATGGGCGTCGGCGTGGTGGAAATGGACGAATCGATCCGCATCATCGGCAGGCCGGACTACGAGGCGATCGACGTGCGCGCGCTCGTCTACCCGGGCTTCGCCACGGATCTCCAATCGCCGATGACGAGCCTGCTGACCCAGGCTTCGGGCGTGAGCATCCTTACGGACTACGTGTACAGCAACCGGTTCAAGCATGTTCCCGAGCTGGCGCGGATGGGAGCCAATATCCGCGTGGAAGGGCGTTCGGCCATCATCGAAGGGAGCCGGCTCAACGCGGCCAAGGTCAAAGCGTCCGATCTGCGTGCCGGAGCGGCGCTTGTCGTGGCCGGTCTGACCGTCGCTGACGGAGTCACCGAGATATCGGGCGTTGAATATATCGACCGGGGCTACGACAATCTCGTCGACAATCTCCGCCGCCTGGGCGCCGAAGTGTGGCGCGAGGACCGCTAGCTTCCTTTCCGAGCGATCGGCTCCGGCTTTTTCCTCCGAGAGATGCAGGCCGATGTTCGGCCTGCTCCGCATTTTTGCCAGGACACCTGGGCTGGATGAGCATGAGCATGAACCTGCAGCTCGACCGGCCCGGGACAGTCCCGGCCTCCTGAAAATCCCGTCCCGACTTTCCGACCTGATGCCAGGCCGGGTGCGGATGCGGAATAGACCGCGGTGCAGCCGGATAGAATGAAAGAATAGATCTTATAGATTCAGATAGGATTCGAACCGTCCCTTCACGAGGTAAGAGGTAAGGTGTGAAAACTGAATAAAGTGGTGAGAGCATGAGTGATTTTCAGATCGCCGATCTGGAAGCAATGACATTGAACGATCTGTATAAGTTCGCCAAGCAGTACGAGGTGCCGAGCTTCAACCAGATGAGGAAGAAAGAGCTTGTGTTTGCCATTCTCCGCGCTCAGGCGGAACGAGGCGGGCTTCTGTTCATGCAGGGCGTGCTGGACATCCTGCCGGAAGGCTTTGGATTTTTGCGTCCGATCAACTACCTTCCGAGCAATGAGGATATTTACATTTCGGCTTCCCAAATCCGGAGGTTCGACCTGCGCAGCGGCGACCTCGTGTCGGGCAAATGCCGGCCTCCAAAAGAAAGCGAGCGCTACTTCGGACTTCTCCAAGTCAACGCCGTCAACGGCATGAGCCCTGAAACGGCTGCCGACCGCCTGCATTTCCCTGCCTTGACCCCATTGTTCCCGCAAAAGAAACTCGTCCTTGAAACGACTCCGCATCGTTTGTCCACCCGAATCATGGATTTGCTCGCGCCGGTCGGACTCGGCCAGCGCGGCCTGATCGTCGCTCCTCCCAAAGCCGGCAAGACGCTTCTGCTGAAGGAAATCGCGAACAGCATCTCGGAAAACAACCCGGAGATCGAACTGTTCGTGCTGCTGATCGACGAGAGGCCGGAGGAAGTGACGGACATGCAGCGCTCCGTGCGGGGCGAGGTTGTCGCCTCGACCTTCGATGAGCTGCCGGAGAACCATATCAAGGTCGCGGAGCTTGTGCTGGAGCGCGCTCTGCGCATGGTCGAGCACAAGAAGGATGTCGTGATCCTTCTCGACAGCATTACCCGGCTCGCGCGGGCCTACAACCTGGTCATTCCGCCTTCCGGACGCACGCTGAGCGGCGGCATCGATCCGGCTGCCTTCCATCGCCCGAAGCGCTTCTTCGGATCGGCGCGGAACATCGAGGAAGGCGGCAGCCTGACGATCCTGGCCACGGCGCTGATCGACACCGGTTCCCGGATGGACGACATCATCTATGAAGAGTTCAAGGGAACGGGCAACATGGAGCTTCATCTCGACCGCAAGCTGGCTGAGCGCCGCATCTTCCCTGCGCTGGATATCCGCCGTTCGGGCACGCGCCGCGAGGATCTCTTGCTGACGAAGGAAGAGCTGGATAAAATCTGGGTCATCCGCAAGAATATGAACGATTCCATGGAGTTCGTGGACAATTTCCTGAAGAGGCTGGGCGAGACGAAAACGAACGCCGAATTCCTGGCCACGCTGGAGTCGAAGAGCGGCGCGCGGGGAAGCACGGGCAGCGCTCCTTCCGCGGGGGCTGGCGGCAGTCCTGCCAGCGGTCCGGCAGGCGGAAGCCCGATCGTGTCCAACACGTCGAGCTACAGGAACGGCAACGGAGCCGGCGCTTACCGGCAAGGTTCTTCCGGCCAGACGGCTCAGGTCGCGGGACTCGGAGGCAGCTCTTCGCCGACCTCGACGCCGCCGGGACGGACGGAAGGCTACAGCTCTCGTCCTGGAAGCGCGGGCGCCAGCCCGTCCTACGGAAGCAATCGTCCTGCAGGCAGCGGCGTTTCCCGTCCGGGCACCCGTCCGGTCGGCACCCGTCCGGCAAGCGGCGGACAGCGTCCGGGCGGATATTCCGCTTCGACGCGGCCGGCAGGCGCGGAGCAGCGCTTCGGCGGCTCCGCTCCGGAGCAAGGCTTGACCGGCGCAGCCGAGCGTCCGGCAAGCCGCCCAGCGGCATCCGGCGCCGGCGAAGCCGGAGCGGCTGCGGCGAAGCCGGCGCCCGCGCCGCAGCTAGAAGCGCGGCCGGATGCCGTGCGCCCGGCCGCAGCGGCAAGGCCGGCTTCGCCGCAGCCTGAGCCGCAGGCCGAGGCCATGCGGCCGGATGCGGCGGTCAGCGCCGCATCGAGCGCGCCGGCGCCTGAGCCGCAAGCTTCGCCGCGCAGCGAGACGCCTGCGGCATCGGGCGCCGCCGATGCGCCTGCGGCGGCCCCGGCGCGCACTCGCGCCGCTTCGCCGCGGGCAGCGGCTTCGCGCGCTGCCAGGCGCAGCAGCCGGCGCAGGACGCCGCGCCTGCCGCGCAGCCGGCTGCGCCGGAAGCGTCCGCCGCTGCCGAGCCGGCGGCCAAGCGCACTCGCGCCGCTTCGGCTTCGCCGCGCGCCCCGCGCATCAAGGCGGCAGCTTCGCCTGCCGCCGAAACCGCGCCGCAAGCCGGCGCCGAGACGGCTGCCGCAGCTTCGCCTGCGGACGCCGCAGCGGCTCCGGCCGCGCCGAAGCGCACCCGCGCTCCGCGCGCGGCGGCGGCCGACAAGCCGGCCGCCGGAACGACCCGCCGCACGGCGCGATCCAAGTCCGCTCCTGTGGATGAGTCCCCGGCGGAATAAGCCCCGCCGGGCGCTAAAGATTTTAGGAGGACATCATGAATCTTGTATATGCCGATGAACAAGGCAATCTATATGACCATC encodes:
- a CDS encoding DNA-deoxyinosine glycosylase, with translation MDVDVDKDKVRSFPPMIGDGARVLILGSMPGAKSLQEQRYYANERNYLWRLLYGLRGLEPDEAYGDRLAYAAARGIGLWDMIDHCHREGSLDMNIRNAVPNDLPGLAASYPSLQALAFNGSKSYEIYRKHFSNHPGLAHLDLLRLPSSSPIPTPAMRTLEDRLEKWRMLLPYLKD
- a CDS encoding DUF1934 domain-containing protein, which translates into the protein MKKHETSRPASDAPGLPTAEGAAEAGAAVRAAGVDEGRAAVLIAIHSIQDGEAAPPVTHKGEFFPKGKSRYIRYEELDELHGAVRTLIRWSGDEISLTRRGGVESEQTFAAGSKREGSYASGHLAFRMTVETEALSAEGEAGGLLPLTLAWTYRLRIEDQLSGRFQLRLHIQEDTHS
- the argS gene encoding arginine--tRNA ligase, encoding MSQNVLEQVYAAISGAIADAAVAAGLAAREELPVFVLEVPRDKAHGDLATNAAMQLTKIARKNPRQIAEAILAHLDKEKASILSADIAGPGFINFRLDRSYLYPVVGQVHEAGDAYGRGESTGKRVEMEFVSANPTGSLHLGHARGAAVGDALCNVLDFAGNEVTREYYINDAGAQVNNLAKSIEARYRQQLGQEAELPEDGYHGEDIVGFAKQLVEERGDTLLSMDDTERFAFLKAYGLERELGKIKRDLERFRVRFDLWYSETSLYETGLVTDALDALREKGQVYEEEGATWLNTTAYGDDKNRVLIKNDGSYTYLTPDIAYHRDKYGRGYDTMINIWGADHHGYIPRMKAAMEALGNDPDKLVVLIAQMVSLFQNGEKVKMSKRTGKAVTMEDLMDEVGVDAIRYFFTMRSMDSHLDFDMDLAVSTSNENPVYYVQYAHARICSILRQAAEQGISPLPLAEVDLSKLATEHEYDLLLKMAEFPQEIKLAADQHAPHRLVRYVYELASQLHSYYRAERVITEDLAQAHARLALLGAVRTVIANVLRLIGVSAPERM
- a CDS encoding S8 family peptidase, whose product is MVLDNLLRWLRDTLSSTGTKCLNYLVRFRHERDYRAFLDEWKATAPASSLRLHPIPLIRAVTFTAPAAAGKPRLPSGVWMEEDRLVRVEAAPAAQRVPAEKGLPWGVQQIRAPLAWNRTTGHRIKIGVIDTGIDHSHPDLKSSIGKGINLIDRTQLPHDDNGHGTHIAGTIAAANQPSGMIGVAPRSMVYPVKAFDHNGSAYVSDIILGIEWCVRSGMHIINMSFGMRSRSKSLLAACANATNAGVVIVASSGNDGKRRSVDYPARYPQTISVGATNRLRRIAAFSNRGPYIDIYAPGDRIHSAWIKGKYNEMSGTSMATSHVSGAVALLLARYPELTPADIKAILRKSMIPLRGAKNAKTPGELDVPKMMKAAES
- the rpoE gene encoding DNA-directed RNA polymerase subunit delta; its protein translation is MSTNLSQKFDAERLREMPMVDLAFEVLKSANTPFYYRDLMKEIAKYRGLTDAEVNDVIAQVYTEINIDGRFACVGSNTWGLKRWYPVEKNEDPITNAKRPRIINDDDDLDDEEVFEGEEDDTYTESEEDFDVFDEDREFEESEEEESAVDEEIDEEDGAGEAEGEESEDDDEDFDDDSDADEEEK
- a CDS encoding CTP synthase; protein product: MTKYIFVTGGVVSSLGKGITAASLGRLLKNRGLKVTIQKFDPYINVDPGTMSPYQHGEVFVTDDGAETDLDLGHYERFIDINLSKNSNVTTGKIYSSVITKERRGEYLGGTVQVIPHITNEIKERVFRAGREAGSDVVITEIGGTVGDIESLPFLEAIRQIKSDIGRDNVMYVHVTLIPYIKAAGEVKTKPTQHSVKELRSIGIQPNVIVCRTEKAISEEMKRKIALFCDIDPNAVVECRDASTLYEVPLMLQEQGLDEYVVNHLKLDVPQPEMTEWKALVDRVKNLKRKTEVAIVGKYVALHDAYLSIVESLAHAGIEADSEVSIRWVDAEELTDANAAEALQGVNGILVPGGFGDRGIEGKVAAIRYAREQRIPFFGICLGMQVAVIEYARNVVGMQGANSSEINPTTPYPVIDLLPEQKDIEDMGGTMRLGLYPCKLAEGSLAAQTYDDELVYERHRHRYEFNNQYRETIEKAGLRISGTSPDGRLVEMVELPEHPWFLAVQFHPEFTSRPNRPQALFRGFVNASLQLSE
- a CDS encoding response regulator, producing MDKKKVLIVDDQNGIRVLLMEVFTSEGYATFQASNGKLALDIVRNENPDLVLLDMKIPGMDGLEILKHVKTINRSIKVIMMTAYGELDMIKEATDLGAVMHFTKPFDIDEMRLAVNMQLRRDGENNKYAIGS
- a CDS encoding UDP-N-acetylglucosamine 1-carboxyvinyltransferase codes for the protein MEKLMVRGGLPLRGTVQISGAKNSAVALLPAAILAESEVVLDNLPHLSDVAVYAEILEQLGAGVSWSGDTMRIDASNLQSAAMPNGKVKLLRASYYLMGALLGRFGEAVIGLPGGCNFEPRPIDQHIKGFEALGAEVSNDHGSIRISAKELRGAKIYLDVVSVGATINIMLAASRAKGLTTIENAAKEPEIIDVATLLNAMGARIKGAGTETIRIEGVDSMHGCRHSIIPDRIQAGTYMIAAAATRGDVTIDGVIPKHMEAMSAKLLEMGVGVVEMDESIRIIGRPDYEAIDVRALVYPGFATDLQSPMTSLLTQASGVSILTDYVYSNRFKHVPELARMGANIRVEGRSAIIEGSRLNAAKVKASDLRAGAALVVAGLTVADGVTEISGVEYIDRGYDNLVDNLRRLGAEVWREDR